One Candidatus Obscuribacterales bacterium DNA window includes the following coding sequences:
- a CDS encoding magnesium chelatase subunit H — translation MFTYVKPAIRHIEPENLQNRSLLKVVYVVLEPQYQSALSAAVRSINQNNPNLAIEISGYLLEELRSPENYEAFEKDVANANVFIASLIFIEELAEKVVTAVEPHRDHLDVAVVFPSMPQVMRLNKMGTFSMAQLGQSKSAIGEFMKKRKKQSGSSFQDAMLKLLNTLPKVLKYLPMDKAQDARNFMLSFQYWLGGSAENLENFLLMLADKYVFKDQVSQDGEALHYQEPVTYPDMGIWHPLAPRMFEDVQDYLDWYNSRPDISDDLKDPLVPTVGMVLQRTHLVTGDDAHYVAMVQELECMGARVIPVFAGGLDFSKPVDAYFYYPNSPGKTLVDTVISLTGFALVGGPARQDHPKAIDALKRLNRPYMVALPLVFQTTEEWQDSDLGLHPIQVALQIAIPELDGAIEPIILSGRDGATGKAIALQDRVEAITQRAMKWATLRRKPKVDKKVAITIFSFPPDKGNVGTAAYLDVFGSIYEVVKALKGNGYDIQDLPDSPQALMEAVIHDAQAQYASPELNVAYRMSVPEYEELTPYHKRLEDSWGPAPGHLNSDGQNLLIYGKSFGNVFIGVQPTFGYEGDPMRLLFSRSASPHHGFAAYYTFLERIWKADAVLHFGTHGSLEFMPGKQMGMSGECYPDSLIGTIPNLYYYAANNPSEATIAKRRSYAETISYLTPPAENAGLYKGLKELSELIASYQTQKESGRAIQIVNAIVDKCRLVNLDKDIDLPEVEADQLSMEERDNLIGKVYIRLMEIESRLLPCGLHIIGQPPTAEEAIATLVNIASLDRAEDNLLGLPRIIATSIGRNLDDIYKNSDRGVLEDVQLLYDITQATRVTVAALVQAQTDAEGRVSLVSKLNFFNMGKKEPWLQALTDAGYPNVDVDALKKLMEYLEFCLQQVCADNELGALLKALEGEYVIPGPGGDPIRNPDVLPTGKNIHALDPQSIPTTAAVQSATIVVDRLLDRQRAENGGAYPETVSFVLWGTDNIKTYGESLAQVMMLVGVRPVPDSLGRVNKLELIPLEELKRPRIDVVVNCSGVFRDLFINQMNLLDRAIKMAAESDEPVEMNFVRKHALQQAEEMGIHLRQAATRVFSNASGSYAANVNLAVENSTWENESELQDMYLRRKGFAFNSDNPGMMDESREIFEASLKTVDVTFQNLDSSEISLTDVSHYFDSDPTKVVANLRKDGKTPSAFIADTTTANAQVRSLSETVRLDARTKMLNPKWYEGMLSHGYEGVRELSKRLVNTVGWSATAGAVDNWVYEDVNTTFMEDEEMQKRLMNLNPHSFRKMVTTLLEVNGRGYWETSEENLDRLRQLYQEVEDRIEGVE, via the coding sequence ATGTTCACTTATGTCAAGCCCGCGATCAGACACATTGAGCCGGAAAATCTTCAGAACCGTTCGCTGCTCAAGGTTGTCTATGTGGTGCTAGAGCCGCAGTACCAAAGCGCCTTATCCGCGGCGGTTCGCTCGATTAACCAGAACAACCCCAATCTCGCCATCGAAATCAGCGGGTATCTGCTAGAAGAACTCCGCAGCCCAGAAAACTACGAAGCTTTTGAGAAGGACGTCGCCAACGCGAATGTCTTCATTGCCTCTTTGATTTTCATCGAAGAACTGGCTGAAAAGGTGGTCACAGCGGTGGAACCCCATCGCGATCACCTCGACGTGGCGGTGGTGTTCCCCTCCATGCCCCAAGTGATGCGCCTCAACAAGATGGGCACCTTCTCCATGGCCCAGCTTGGTCAATCCAAGAGCGCCATCGGCGAGTTCATGAAGAAGCGCAAGAAGCAGTCGGGCAGCAGCTTCCAAGACGCCATGCTCAAGTTGCTCAACACCTTGCCCAAGGTGCTGAAGTATCTGCCCATGGACAAGGCCCAGGATGCTCGCAACTTCATGCTCAGCTTCCAATATTGGCTGGGTGGCTCGGCGGAAAACCTGGAAAACTTCCTGCTGATGCTGGCCGACAAATATGTCTTCAAAGACCAGGTATCCCAAGATGGGGAAGCTCTGCACTACCAAGAGCCGGTCACCTACCCCGACATGGGCATCTGGCATCCCTTGGCTCCGCGCATGTTTGAGGATGTGCAGGATTACCTCGACTGGTATAACAGCCGTCCTGATATTTCCGATGACCTCAAAGATCCCCTCGTGCCCACGGTGGGCATGGTGCTGCAGCGCACCCACTTGGTCACCGGCGATGATGCCCACTATGTGGCCATGGTGCAGGAGCTGGAATGCATGGGCGCACGGGTGATCCCGGTGTTTGCCGGCGGTCTAGACTTCTCAAAACCCGTCGATGCCTATTTCTACTACCCCAATTCCCCCGGCAAGACCCTCGTCGATACGGTGATTTCCCTTACCGGTTTTGCCCTGGTTGGCGGCCCCGCTCGGCAGGATCATCCCAAGGCCATCGACGCCCTCAAGCGCCTCAACCGTCCCTACATGGTGGCGCTGCCCCTGGTGTTCCAAACCACCGAAGAATGGCAGGACAGCGATCTGGGTCTACATCCGATTCAGGTGGCGCTGCAAATTGCTATTCCCGAACTGGATGGAGCCATTGAACCGATCATCCTCTCCGGCCGCGATGGAGCCACGGGGAAAGCGATCGCTCTCCAGGATCGGGTTGAAGCCATCACCCAACGGGCCATGAAATGGGCCACCCTGCGTCGTAAGCCCAAAGTGGATAAGAAGGTGGCGATTACCATCTTCAGCTTCCCCCCCGATAAAGGCAACGTGGGTACTGCCGCCTACCTCGACGTGTTTGGCTCCATCTACGAAGTTGTGAAGGCGCTGAAGGGCAACGGCTACGACATTCAGGATCTGCCCGACTCGCCCCAAGCGCTGATGGAAGCGGTGATCCATGATGCCCAGGCCCAATACGCCAGCCCTGAGCTGAATGTGGCCTACCGCATGTCGGTGCCAGAGTATGAAGAGCTAACGCCTTACCACAAGCGCTTGGAAGATAGCTGGGGCCCTGCACCAGGGCACCTCAACTCCGATGGTCAGAATCTGCTGATCTACGGTAAGTCCTTCGGCAACGTGTTCATCGGGGTTCAGCCCACCTTCGGCTACGAAGGCGACCCGATGCGCTTGCTCTTTTCCCGTTCCGCCAGCCCCCACCATGGCTTCGCCGCCTACTACACCTTCCTGGAACGCATCTGGAAAGCCGATGCCGTCCTGCACTTTGGCACCCACGGCTCCCTAGAGTTCATGCCGGGTAAGCAAATGGGCATGTCGGGCGAATGCTACCCCGATAGCCTGATTGGCACCATTCCCAACCTCTACTACTACGCAGCGAATAATCCCTCGGAAGCGACGATCGCCAAGCGCCGCAGCTATGCCGAGACCATCAGCTACCTGACGCCCCCCGCAGAAAATGCCGGGCTGTATAAGGGTCTGAAGGAACTCAGCGAACTGATTGCCTCCTACCAAACCCAGAAGGAAAGCGGCCGGGCAATCCAAATCGTCAATGCCATTGTAGATAAATGCCGCTTGGTGAATCTGGATAAGGACATCGATCTACCGGAGGTCGAGGCCGATCAGCTTTCCATGGAAGAGCGGGACAACCTCATCGGCAAGGTCTATATCCGCCTGATGGAGATTGAGTCGCGGCTGTTGCCCTGCGGTCTGCATATCATCGGTCAACCACCGACGGCAGAGGAAGCGATCGCCACCCTGGTGAACATCGCCAGCCTCGATCGTGCCGAAGATAATCTGCTGGGTCTACCGCGCATCATCGCCACCAGCATTGGCCGTAACTTGGATGATATCTATAAGAACAGCGATCGCGGCGTCCTAGAAGACGTGCAGTTGCTCTACGACATCACCCAAGCCACCCGCGTCACCGTAGCCGCCTTGGTTCAAGCCCAAACCGATGCCGAGGGTCGGGTGTCCTTGGTCTCCAAGCTCAACTTCTTCAACATGGGCAAGAAGGAGCCATGGCTGCAGGCGCTGACCGATGCGGGCTATCCCAATGTGGATGTGGACGCGCTCAAGAAGCTGATGGAATATCTGGAATTCTGTCTGCAACAGGTCTGCGCGGATAACGAACTGGGCGCTCTGCTGAAGGCGCTGGAGGGTGAATACGTCATCCCTGGCCCCGGCGGCGACCCCATTCGCAACCCCGATGTATTGCCCACCGGCAAAAATATCCACGCCCTCGATCCCCAGTCCATTCCCACCACCGCTGCGGTGCAGTCCGCCACCATCGTGGTCGATCGCTTGCTCGATCGCCAGCGGGCCGAAAATGGCGGAGCCTATCCCGAAACCGTGTCCTTCGTCCTCTGGGGCACCGACAACATCAAAACCTACGGCGAATCCTTGGCCCAGGTGATGATGCTGGTGGGGGTGCGCCCGGTGCCGGATTCCCTCGGTCGCGTAAACAAGCTGGAACTGATTCCCCTAGAAGAACTGAAACGGCCTCGTATTGACGTGGTGGTCAACTGTTCTGGAGTCTTCCGCGACCTGTTTATCAACCAAATGAACCTGTTGGATCGGGCCATCAAGATGGCAGCGGAATCCGATGAACCGGTTGAGATGAACTTTGTGCGCAAGCACGCCCTGCAGCAAGCGGAAGAGATGGGCATCCATCTGCGCCAAGCTGCTACTCGCGTGTTCTCCAACGCCTCCGGTTCCTACGCGGCCAACGTCAACCTGGCGGTGGAAAACAGCACCTGGGAAAACGAGTCGGAACTGCAGGATATGTACCTGCGCCGCAAGGGCTTTGCCTTCAACTCCGATAACCCCGGCATGATGGACGAGTCACGGGAGATCTTCGAGGCTTCCCTGAAGACTGTGGATGTCACCTTCCAAAACCTGGATTCGTCAGAAATTTCCCTGACGGATGTGTCCCACTACTTCGACTCCGACCCCACCAAGGTGGTCGCTAATCTGCGCAAGGACGGCAAGACCCCGTCGGCCTTCATCGCCGATACCACCACGGCCAATGCTCAGGTACGTAGCCTGTCAGAAACCGTGCGCCTCGATGCCCGCACCAAAATGCTCAATCCCAAGTGGTACGAAGGGATGCTCTCCCACGGCTACGAGGGCGTGCGAGAACTATCGAAGCGGTTGGTGAACACGGTCGGCTGGTCGGCAACGGCGGGCGCAGTGGACAACTGGGTCTACGAAGACGTCAACACCACCTTCATGGAAGACGAGGAGATGCAAAAGCGGTTGATGAACCTCAACCCCCACTCCTTCCGCAAGATGGTGACCACGCTGCTGGAGGTCAACGGTCGTGGCTACTGGGAAACCAGCGAAGAAAACCTCGATCGCCTACGCCAGCTCTATCAAGAAGTGGAAGACCGCATCGAAGGCGTTGAGTAG